In the bacterium genome, TCCGCATCGACATCCGCGGCGACGGGGCGAGCCTCTATTTTGAGTCCCATTACGCGGACGTGGCCACCAAGGAACTGAGAGCCGAAGCGACCGTCACCGCCACCCTGGCGCGAATCCAAGGCAGGTGGCTGATTATCGATGCGGTCTTCGGGCCCGCCGGTCTCTAGGTGCGCGGTGGGGTTGGTCGCCTCCTCCATCGTCGCGCCACCGTCGCCCGCGGGGGTGACTGGCACCCCGCGCCGGCGGTGGCGGCCGACGGGGCTCCAGGCCGCAACATTCATGGCCATGGCGTCGGCATCGTTTTGGCTCGGCGTCGCAGTGGCACACGTCCATGAACACTACGTTCGTTTCGGTGAGTGCGAACGGTGGCGCGGGAACGTCACCCGCTGGGTGCAAGTCGTCGCAGACAGTACGGGGGAGCTCCAGCCGGTGGAAACGACGGCGCTCACCCTCGCACACGGCGCCATGATCGCCGCAAGGGATCAGGCGTGCGGCTTGGCAAGATCGCGGCAAAGACTCGGAGACGACGAGCGGGCACGGCGTCGCTCGAGGAGGACTTCACAATGGCGCGGCGGGTAGGAGACGCCTATCGCATGCCTAGCCTGCTGCGTGCACTGGCGGCGGTGTCGCTTGCCCAAGGAGACAGCGAAAAGGCGTTGACACCGGACAAAGACTCCGCCCGGCCTGAAGGCCCCATAGCGGATCTCGAGAGGACCGCTGAATATGCCCTCGCATTGCTCAAAGCGGGTCGGATAAAGAGCCACGAACCGGCCAAGCCTCTTCTGGGGAGGGGGGCTGGACTTCTTGCACCGCGTGAGCGCGAGGTCGCGGTCCTCATCGCGGACGGGAAGACCAATCGAGAGATTGCCGCTCGCCTGTCGATCACAGAGGGCACGGTTGAGGCCCACGTTCAGCACATCTTCAACAAGCTAGGGTTTAACCACGCGCGCGCGGATCGCCGCCTGGATCGTCGCGCTCGGATTGGGTCCATTTCACAGGTAGACAGGTAGCACCTGGCGGTGCCTCTCCTCCGAGTTCCTATATAGGGTTTCCGGGATGGCGCGGCTCCCACTTTCTCTTAGACTGCCAGAGGGGGGGCCCGTCCGGCTCATGGAACGGGCCACTTCGTGGGATATCGAGATCTCGCGGCGCGACCTGAGGCCGCCATAAGGGGGGGAGGATATGAAGAAACTACCGGAGCCAATACCTGCGGACATCGGAGACGCGTCGCGGGACTCCGCCCGGCGAGCCGGACTGAGCCGGCGCGAGTTCGTTCGGCTGTTGAGTACCGGCGGCGCCCTGGCCCTCTTCGGAACATCGGCCGGGTTGGTCGGGCGGCCCGCTAGGGCGCAGGGCGCGGGCGCAGACGTGATGGCCACATACCAGAAGAACTTTGTCGAAGGAACCGCCGGGAACTTCTACTGGCTGGCGGCCACGGTGGCGGGATCGCACTGGTGGAAGTTTACGTCGGACGTGACTCCCGCTGAGCGGCTCTTCCTCCGGGCGCGCTACAAGACGCCCATCGTAGACAAGGCGGCGTGGAAGCTCCGGGTAACCGGGGACGCGATCGAGCGCCCCATGGACTTCAGCTACGCAGACCTCGCCAAGATGCGCAGCCTGACGGCCGTACGCTATCACGAGTGCATGGGCAACGGCGGCATGCGCGGGTTCGGGCTCATCGGGCAGGTGGAGTGGCATTACGTCCCGATCGGAGAGATCCTCGACCGGGTCCGGCCAAAGAGCACCGCCGCGCAAGCCCTCTTCTGGAGCGGCGTGGACGGCCCCGACACCGGCCGCCCGATCGACGTGTCCGACCTCCGCGCGCGCCCCGAGGCGATCGGCCTCGCGTACGGCATGAACGGCACCGATCTGCCACCGGACCACGGCAGTCCCGTCCGGGCGATCGTCCCTGGCTGGGGCGGCGTGGCCAGCATCAAGTGGCTGAGCGAGATCCGGATTACCCGCCACCGCTTCTGGACCCGCATGAACACGAAGGAAGAAGCCCTCCTCGGACCGGCGTACGCGGCCGAGCGGCCGGGGCCCAACGATGAGTTGACCATGGGCGTCGCCGCCTCGGACGTCCGCGGTGTAACGGCGAAATGGCAGACGACGAAGAGCCACCTGAACCTGCCCGTGATCCTGGACAAGTTGCCGGATGTCCCGCCAGGCTATCCGCTGCAGCGGGGCCAGCGGCCGACGCTCAAGGCCGGACGGCAGACATTGACGGGGTACGCCTACTCGCCGCTGGGCATCCAGAGAGTCGACTACAGTGCGGACGGAGGCGCGACCTGGCGTCGGGCGAGCCTGACCGGCCCGACGAACAGGGAGATCGCGTGGACGCGGTTCAAGTTCGACTGGAACGCGACGCCGGGCGACCACGCGTTGATGACGCGCGCCACCGACAAGAAGGGGAATGTCCAGCCGGCACAGATCACCGCCAACGAACTGGATATTCTCGACAACGGCATCCCCCGGTTTGATGTGCGCGTTGCGTGACGCATGGAGATAGACTTCGAGGGCCGTTGAGGTTCCGACGCTACGTGCTTCCCGCCGTGGCCTCTACGGTGGCGCTGCTAGGAGCGGGGTACGCGATCACGACGTCGAGGGCGCCAATGCCCTTTCAACGCGATCAAGTTGCCGCGGGCAAGATGGTGTTCCTGGAACGGTGCGCCAAATGTCACGGGGCGCGAGGCGAAGGGCGGACCGGCCGCACGCTGGTGGCGCCGTGGGACCCGCTGGCAGGATACCGCACCGCGGATCAGCTCTTCGCCTACGTGAGCCGGGCGATGCCATTTGACAATCCCGGAAGCCTGCCAGACCAGGCGTATTGGGACGTGATCGCCTTCCTCTTGCACGCGAACGGCGTCCTGCCTCCGGGGGCCCGGGTGGCCAAGGGCACCGCCGGGAGCATCAAGACCACAAAATGAGGACCCGCCGCGCGTCTCGTAACAGACGGGAGCACCCAGCCCCGCGGCGGGCGATTCCGAGGATGATGCACAGCGGCCGCGTTGTCCACATCTTCATCGCCCGGAACGCGGGCGCTCCCATGGTTGCGCTGCAGGAGGTATCCGCCGTCGAAGGACGGGGCCTCGAAGGCGATCGCTATTTTCACCAAGCCGGGACGCGGTCGGGTCATCCGGGTTGTGCCACCGAGGTAACCCTCGCGGAACGCGAAATCCTTGAGGCGCTGAGACGCGACGACGGGATCGTCCTCGATTCCCACGAGCTGCGCCGCAACCTGATCACGGAGGGCGTCACGCTCAGTACGCTTGTGGGCCGGGAGTTCCGCGTCGGCGAGACCATCCTGCGAGGGGTCATGCTGTGCGAGCCCTGCGCGCATCTCGAACGGGCAACGCGGCGAGGGGTATTGCGCGCGCTCGTGCACCGCGCCGGGTTGCGGGCGCGGATTCTCGCGGGCGGCACGATCAGAGCCGGCGATCCCATCTCCGAGCTACCAAACGGCGATCATGATATCGCGCAGACCGGGCGCGGTGAGCCGGCGCGAGCCCAGCGGAACGGCCGGGCTGAGGTCCATCCGCCGGCTCCCGCCGAGCGGAGAGTCTCATGCGGGATCAGTACGGTCGAGAACTCCACGATCTTCGGGTCTCCCTCACCGACCGGTGCAACCTTCGCTGCGTCTACTGCATGCCCGAGCACGTCGCGTTCAAACCGCGGGAGGAACTGCTCACCGACGACGAGTTGATGCTTGTGATCCGCGCCGCCGCCGAACTGGGGATCCGGAAAATCCGTCTGACCGGCGGCGAACCGACCGTCCGTCCCAACCTTGTGCACCTCGTCCGGCGCATCGCCGGGGTTCCCGGCATTCAGGACCTCGCCATGACGACCAACGGAATACGCCTGGCCGAATTGGCCCGCCCGTTGGCCGAGGGCGGCCTCAGGCGGGTGAACGTCAGCCTGGACAGTTTGAACGCGGCGAAGTTCCGAAGGATCACCCGCTGGGGCGCCCTGGAAGACGTGCTGGCCGGTCTCGACGAGGCACACGCCGCGGGCCTCGCCCCGATCAAGCTCAATGCCGTCGTCGTCCGAGGATTCAACGACGAGGACGTCGTCGATCTCGCCCGTCTGAGCCTCCCACGCGACTGGTCGGTCAGGTTCATCGAGATGATGCCGTTTGGGAGCGTGGCCGGGTTCCAGACCGGAGCGTACGTACCGAGCAACGAAACGATGGCGCGAATCGAGGCGGCGCTCGGGCCGCTCGCGCCGCTCGACACGAGCGGCCACGATCCCGCCATGACATACCGGCTCGCCGGAGCGCGGGGTACCCTGGGGTTCATCAGCGCGGTGAGCCGGCCGTTCTGCGCGCAGTGCGGGCGGCTCCGGTTGACCGCGGAGGGTCGCCTCCGGCTCTGCCTGCTCCGGGATGGCGAAGTCGACCTCCGAAGTCCGCTGCGGGCCGGGGCAACCTATGAGGAGATCCGGGAGCAGTTTCGCGCGGCCGCATATGGAAAGCCTTGGGGCCACGGGCTTGCCCACCGCGTGATCCCCCGACAGCGGATCATGTCTCAGATCGGCGGGTAGGCACCTGGGACCACCGAAACACCTCGGTCGGCCAAATGCCGCCCGAAGGCGCCGAGGGGCTACTCTTCCCTCGGTGAGGCAGACCGCAGCTGATGCGCGACCAGCCAGCCGGCGATCTGCGCGCGCGTGTTGAACCCGAGTTTGTTCAGGATGTGCTGGACGTGCGCCTCAACGGTACCCTCGGTAATCGACAGGCGCGCCGCAATCTCTCGATTGGTCTTGCCGTCTGCGATCAGAACGGCGACCTCCTGTTCCCGAGGCGCAAGGAGACCCGCTCGCCTTTCCGTTGCCGGCTTCGTCGGCCCCTCGCGCTTTGACTGCGACACGGCCGATGGCGTCAGCGCATAGTCAATGGCCTCCTCAAGACTCATCATTCCGCCTTCGGTCCAAGCGGCATGAAACGGTGCCTCACCCAGTGCAGTTCGGGCGGCCGCCACGTGCCGATCATGGTCCCCGGCATTGTCCGGCCAGAAACGGAATCGACTCCTTGCCAGCAGCGCGTCCACTGCTCCAAACAATCGCGCCGCGCGCCGGTGATCTCCTTGAGCAGACGCCGCGCCCGCAAGTCCCTCAAGGGTATCCGCGATGCCTCGCTTGTTCCCGAGCTCTCGCAGCAACGCAAGGCTTTCCCGGTAGAGAACGGTGGCCCGCACGGGATCTCCCCGAGCGACTAAAACCTTTGCCAATCCGCACGTTCCCCATGAAAGATAGTTTCTGGACCCGATCTGACGTCCAATCGCCAACCCTTCTTCGATCAATGCGGTCGCTCGGTCGTACGCACCCTGCCCAGCCGCGACCGCGCCGAGGCTCCCAAGAGCGTAGGCGGTGGTGAACCTGTTCCCGACTTCGCGACAGAGCGCGAGGCTCTCTGTCAGCATCGCCGTGGCTCGTTCGTGATCGCCCCGCAAGAGCATTGAATGCCCGAGACAGTAGAGAGACCAACCGACCCCCCATTTGTCCGCGGCTTCCTTGAAAACGACCACGCTGCGCTCAAACATGTTCGTCGTTTGACCGAATTCGGCTTCTTCCTCTGCCACGTGCGCCAGATGATGGAGTACGTACGCGGCGCCGCGTTGATCATTGATTTCTTCGAACAGAGCAAGGCTTTGCCGAAGCAGCGTCCCTCCCGTTGCGTCACCCTGACGCCACGCGAGAATGCCCGCCCCGCAGAGCGCCAGCGCGCGGGCCGGCGCGGGTGATGTCGTGCCGGCGCGAAGCGCTCCTTCCAACCACTCCCGTCCCTCAGTATAGTGACCGCGAATGAACCAAAATTCATGGAGCGCACCGGACAATCGCAACCATGCGCCCGTCCCGCCGGTTTCCGCCTTACTCCACTCCATCGCGGCGCGGAAGTTGTCGTGCTCTGTCTCCAATCGCCCCAGCCACGCGGCCTGCTCACGGCCGTGCAACCGGGCATTCGCCCGTTCCGCCAGATTCAGGTACCAGTCGCGATGACGCCGCTGGATCGCGTCGGCGTCTCCAGCGTCGACAAGTCGCGCCCGGCCGTACTGGCGCACAGTTTCCAAGAGACGGTAGCGCGCCTCACCGCCGCCGGTGTCCGCGATTACCAACGACTTATCGACTAAACGCGTCAGCAGGCGGAGCATCTCCGGCCGTTCCACGTCGCGTCCCGAGCAAACC is a window encoding:
- a CDS encoding tetratricopeptide repeat protein, with translation MAGLGRSESNNLPPQLTSFVGREHEIAEVKRLVLSSRLLTLTGAGGCGKTRLALQVAGDIVDEFPGGVWMIDLAPLAEASFVSRAVAAALSVPEQPGRELRDTLADSLRSRALLLLWDNCEHVLSTSADLADMLLRECSSLRILVTSREPLGVEGEIRWTVPSLSFPELHEPRPLTDLMQYEAVRLFVDRAIAAHSTFTLTASNGRAVAHLCRQLDGIPLAIEMAAAWVRVLTVEEILNRLSDRFQLLSGGNRVTVPRHQTLKAAMDWSYELLSEPERLLLARLSVFAGGCTLEAAEAVCSGRDVERPEMLRLLTRLVDKSLVIADTGGGEARYRLLETVRQYGRARLVDAGDADAIQRRHRDWYLNLAERANARLHGREQAAWLGRLETEHDNFRAAMEWSKAETGGTGAWLRLSGALHEFWFIRGHYTEGREWLEGALRAGTTSPAPARALALCGAGILAWRQGDATGGTLLRQSLALFEEINDQRGAAYVLHHLAHVAEEEAEFGQTTNMFERSVVVFKEAADKWGVGWSLYCLGHSMLLRGDHERATAMLTESLALCREVGNRFTTAYALGSLGAVAAGQGAYDRATALIEEGLAIGRQIGSRNYLSWGTCGLAKVLVARGDPVRATVLYRESLALLRELGNKRGIADTLEGLAGAASAQGDHRRAARLFGAVDALLARSRFRFWPDNAGDHDRHVAAARTALGEAPFHAAWTEGGMMSLEEAIDYALTPSAVSQSKREGPTKPATERRAGLLAPREQEVAVLIADGKTNREIAARLSITEGTVEAHVQHILNKLGFNTRAQIAGWLVAHQLRSASPREE
- the moaA gene encoding GTP 3',8-cyclase MoaA, yielding MRDQYGRELHDLRVSLTDRCNLRCVYCMPEHVAFKPREELLTDDELMLVIRAAAELGIRKIRLTGGEPTVRPNLVHLVRRIAGVPGIQDLAMTTNGIRLAELARPLAEGGLRRVNVSLDSLNAAKFRRITRWGALEDVLAGLDEAHAAGLAPIKLNAVVVRGFNDEDVVDLARLSLPRDWSVRFIEMMPFGSVAGFQTGAYVPSNETMARIEAALGPLAPLDTSGHDPAMTYRLAGARGTLGFISAVSRPFCAQCGRLRLTAEGRLRLCLLRDGEVDLRSPLRAGATYEEIREQFRAAAYGKPWGHGLAHRVIPRQRIMSQIGG
- a CDS encoding c-type cytochrome, with product MPFQRDQVAAGKMVFLERCAKCHGARGEGRTGRTLVAPWDPLAGYRTADQLFAYVSRAMPFDNPGSLPDQAYWDVIAFLLHANGVLPPGARVAKGTAGSIKTTK
- a CDS encoding helix-turn-helix transcriptional regulator, whose amino-acid sequence is MPSLLRALAAVSLAQGDSEKALTPDKDSARPEGPIADLERTAEYALALLKAGRIKSHEPAKPLLGRGAGLLAPREREVAVLIADGKTNREIAARLSITEGTVEAHVQHIFNKLGFNHARADRRLDRRARIGSISQVDR
- a CDS encoding molybdopterin-dependent oxidoreductase; translated protein: MKKLPEPIPADIGDASRDSARRAGLSRREFVRLLSTGGALALFGTSAGLVGRPARAQGAGADVMATYQKNFVEGTAGNFYWLAATVAGSHWWKFTSDVTPAERLFLRARYKTPIVDKAAWKLRVTGDAIERPMDFSYADLAKMRSLTAVRYHECMGNGGMRGFGLIGQVEWHYVPIGEILDRVRPKSTAAQALFWSGVDGPDTGRPIDVSDLRARPEAIGLAYGMNGTDLPPDHGSPVRAIVPGWGGVASIKWLSEIRITRHRFWTRMNTKEEALLGPAYAAERPGPNDELTMGVAASDVRGVTAKWQTTKSHLNLPVILDKLPDVPPGYPLQRGQRPTLKAGRQTLTGYAYSPLGIQRVDYSADGGATWRRASLTGPTNREIAWTRFKFDWNATPGDHALMTRATDKKGNVQPAQITANELDILDNGIPRFDVRVA